In Chloracidobacterium sp., the following proteins share a genomic window:
- the ribA gene encoding GTP cyclohydrolase II: MLEKGNVAETEPDCPWAGKAITVERVADARLPTEIGEFRIAGYRSLTSDEEFVAIYKGDLDGETPTLVRIHSQCLTGDVFGSVKCDCGPQLHRAMEMIEAEGRGAIVYQQQEGRGIGIINKIRAYELQDQGADTVEANQKLGFAVDARDYRQCAEVLFDLGLCKVKVISNNPDKLRALEAAGMRIVERIPIEVETEEPAAHYLRTKKEKMGHLLGALNP; encoded by the coding sequence ATGCTGGAGAAAGGGAACGTGGCGGAAACCGAGCCGGATTGCCCATGGGCGGGCAAGGCGATCACCGTCGAACGCGTGGCCGACGCGCGGCTGCCGACCGAGATCGGCGAGTTTAGAATCGCGGGTTACCGGTCGCTTACGAGCGACGAGGAGTTTGTCGCTATCTACAAGGGCGATCTCGACGGTGAGACGCCTACGCTGGTTCGCATACATTCGCAATGCCTGACGGGTGACGTTTTCGGTTCGGTAAAGTGCGATTGCGGCCCGCAGCTTCATCGGGCGATGGAGATGATCGAGGCGGAGGGCCGCGGTGCGATCGTTTACCAGCAGCAGGAAGGCCGCGGTATCGGCATTATCAACAAGATTCGCGCCTACGAGTTGCAGGATCAGGGAGCTGATACGGTCGAGGCGAATCAGAAACTCGGCTTTGCCGTTGACGCTCGCGACTATCGCCAATGCGCCGAGGTCCTCTTCGATCTCGGCCTCTGCAAGGTCAAGGTGATCTCCAATAACCCCGACAAACTCCGCGCCCTCGAGGCCGCCGGTATGCGTATCGTCGAACGTATCCCGATCGAGGTCGAAACTGAGGAGCCGGCGGCACATTACTTGCGTACAAAAAAAGAAAAAATGGGTCATTTGTTGGGCGCTTTGAACCCATAG
- a CDS encoding carboxypeptidase regulatory-like domain-containing protein, protein MKIALILCFVLVAFNEVRAQRPTERVISNNIEGTVLDENRRPVVNAFVELYSNLGTLIGNQRTTSGGRFSFRRLGPGRYLVTVKPFMTNLLEESETVEISNQFGLSETAFLDFRLKVDKRFLPSSPTITDVVFAQAVPDEAKRHFRLGIDKLRSDRVRGLADLEEAIRLFPDYFDALTALGKAHILDSMYEKGYPYLLRAIDVNQKCADCYYSLALAFYKLDQQPAAVRAIDAAAFLQPQAIHVRLLQGIILHAANDLQRAEAALLAAKSMSKEPNSDIHYYLALVYNKQGRNDEAAEELERYLKADKQISDLKKQETKALIKKLRKPGEN, encoded by the coding sequence ATGAAGATCGCACTGATATTGTGCTTTGTACTGGTCGCGTTCAATGAGGTTCGCGCACAGCGTCCGACTGAGCGAGTCATATCAAACAACATAGAGGGAACCGTTCTCGACGAGAATAGAAGACCCGTCGTTAATGCATTTGTAGAGCTTTACAGCAATCTAGGCACATTGATCGGAAATCAGCGCACAACCTCCGGAGGACGCTTTTCGTTTAGAAGACTTGGCCCAGGAAGATATTTGGTTACGGTTAAGCCTTTTATGACGAATCTTCTCGAAGAATCAGAGACTGTTGAAATCAGCAATCAGTTTGGGCTAAGTGAAACTGCCTTTCTCGATTTCCGGCTCAAGGTCGACAAGCGGTTCCTGCCCTCAAGCCCGACGATCACAGACGTAGTTTTCGCTCAGGCCGTACCGGATGAAGCCAAGCGACATTTCAGGTTGGGGATCGACAAGCTGAGATCCGATCGCGTGCGAGGACTTGCGGATCTTGAAGAGGCCATCAGGTTGTTTCCGGACTATTTTGACGCGCTGACCGCACTCGGAAAGGCGCATATTCTGGACAGCATGTACGAGAAGGGGTATCCGTATTTGCTTAGGGCAATTGACGTAAATCAAAAGTGTGCAGACTGTTACTACAGTCTCGCACTTGCATTCTATAAACTCGACCAGCAGCCGGCAGCAGTAAGAGCGATCGACGCTGCGGCATTCCTTCAGCCACAAGCGATCCATGTGCGACTCCTGCAAGGAATCATTCTTCATGCGGCGAATGACCTGCAAAGGGCGGAGGCGGCACTATTGGCCGCAAAGTCCATGTCAAAAGAGCCGAACTCTGACATCCATTATTATCTTGCATTGGTTTACAACAAGCAGGGTCGAAACGATGAGGCCGCGGAAGAATTGGAGCGATATCTGAAAGCTGATAAGCAGATCTCAGATCTAAAAAAACAAGAGACAAAAGCTCTAATCAAGAAACTCCGAAAGCCTGGGGAAAATTGA
- a CDS encoding TonB-dependent receptor, with protein sequence MSNTIKTIFSVLFVFVLASAIAYGQSVSGALEGTVMDDKGAVVPGATVTATGVNTAFNQSVVADSNGMYRFPRLPAGLYSVKVAPIKGFAEKTVSTSVVSEKTTTADFSLSIGVATVDVQVDADPLGKVVDSSDSKVQTVVTSRLMEKLPTGTSFNSILTASPSVRSESLTGGFQVDGASKAENAWIIDGQDVTNHRYGTQGRNEGANTNNIPIALVKEVQIKTSGFEAEHGGASGAVIVVATKSGTNALHGEFGAQFRPSNLQSDPRLIDQNSYYFTGSQTAPQGIFKLPRPPLDDSLNFDPTASLGGPIIKNHLWFYGIYSPQISNARRTTKFYNFSSATNTIVPNPTYSDEVYDVENRYEYVMGRLDYSIFNNLTGFTSFLWNPLIVNGAFPFGAQAIDVNGNPGQLGYALRGPDLYRLKGGRNNSNVFNTQLAWNPASWFILSGRYGHGFENAKTDGYAANDTSPTRYICQGTNGSLPYTQGATGCSFGFQNTASNVGFNNGEVSKRNTYNLDSGFFFNGLGRHHLKVGYEYQKTAVLLDRKNFHNTQLFYGRNPNNFASNIDGSCWFDGDPSTNNGPNECIGYGVTTRYEESGGAASTSHAIYFQDKWTIGRLTLNLGVRTETENLPAFGSLGGAGTLTGDAITIPFARKTVPRMGASYDLFGNGKARIFGSWGIFSDRMKFESPIGSFGGSFYTRDYYPILAQNPLYTYYTDAVVLGGWDYYRHGHGDPSTLGGLSQTHFDFRPPSNITPEQALKIFGYELYGVDPKLKPFKQQEFSAGFETELWKDYVFSARYIRKNVLTTIEDIGYFWDAFYIQGNPGEGKAKEQAEALGVDYMQKPERVYNGLQFEFTRRFSKKYFYSTNYTWSRLFGNYAGLAASEYWDGGATNGSSATRSSPGVNRYWDWTIAGYTSEGKPDNGLLPTDRTHVFRASGGYTLDWFNRGTNETQFSFTQVIQSGTPQTTSVGAVAGHSFSIVFKERGDLGRTPTFSKTDFYVSHAYKFGRDGRFKLVGDITFSNLFNQSAVTSIDPRRWLYLTEVQEGALETAATAAGFLDGSETYEEYTIGMERFIISGQAAGLYEALDGLSNNRNALYGKPSSYQAPRGIRFGFRFVF encoded by the coding sequence ATGAGTAACACAATCAAGACCATCTTCTCTGTGCTATTCGTGTTCGTTCTGGCCTCTGCAATTGCATATGGACAGAGCGTCTCGGGTGCGTTGGAAGGGACGGTCATGGACGATAAGGGGGCGGTTGTTCCGGGCGCGACCGTAACGGCTACGGGTGTGAACACAGCGTTCAACCAGTCTGTCGTTGCAGATAGCAATGGAATGTATCGTTTCCCTCGCCTTCCGGCCGGACTTTATTCGGTAAAGGTCGCACCAATCAAAGGGTTTGCAGAAAAGACGGTGTCCACATCAGTTGTATCGGAGAAAACTACAACTGCCGACTTTTCACTGTCAATAGGCGTGGCCACGGTCGACGTTCAAGTTGATGCTGATCCGCTCGGCAAGGTCGTCGACTCGTCGGACAGCAAGGTCCAAACAGTCGTCACTAGCCGATTGATGGAGAAGCTCCCAACGGGGACCAGTTTCAATTCGATCCTTACCGCCTCACCTTCGGTTCGCAGCGAATCGCTTACCGGCGGCTTCCAGGTCGACGGCGCGAGTAAAGCCGAGAACGCCTGGATCATTGACGGACAGGATGTGACGAACCATCGTTACGGCACGCAGGGCCGGAACGAGGGTGCAAATACGAACAATATTCCTATCGCTCTGGTCAAGGAAGTCCAGATCAAGACATCGGGTTTTGAAGCTGAGCATGGCGGTGCCTCGGGCGCTGTGATCGTGGTTGCCACCAAATCAGGCACCAACGCATTGCACGGCGAATTCGGCGCACAGTTCCGCCCATCGAACCTTCAATCGGATCCGCGTCTGATCGACCAGAACTCTTACTATTTTACGGGCAGCCAGACTGCTCCGCAGGGCATCTTTAAGCTCCCGAGACCCCCACTGGACGACTCTCTGAATTTTGACCCTACTGCTTCACTTGGCGGGCCGATCATTAAGAATCATCTATGGTTTTACGGGATATATTCACCGCAGATTTCCAACGCAAGAAGAACGACCAAGTTCTACAATTTTTCATCAGCAACGAACACCATCGTTCCGAATCCTACGTATTCTGATGAAGTTTACGACGTTGAAAACCGCTATGAGTATGTAATGGGACGCCTGGACTACTCGATCTTTAACAATCTGACCGGGTTTACCAGCTTTTTGTGGAACCCGTTAATTGTAAACGGAGCTTTTCCGTTTGGGGCACAGGCGATCGACGTAAACGGCAATCCGGGCCAGCTTGGATATGCATTAAGAGGCCCTGATCTTTACAGACTGAAGGGCGGCCGCAACAATTCAAACGTTTTCAATACTCAGCTTGCCTGGAATCCAGCCTCATGGTTTATTCTTTCGGGACGCTATGGACACGGTTTTGAAAACGCAAAGACGGATGGTTATGCGGCCAACGACACCTCGCCGACGCGTTATATCTGTCAGGGGACAAATGGCTCGCTTCCTTACACACAAGGTGCAACAGGGTGTAGTTTTGGTTTCCAGAACACAGCCTCGAACGTTGGCTTTAACAACGGCGAGGTGTCGAAGCGAAATACATACAACCTCGATTCCGGTTTCTTTTTCAATGGACTTGGCCGACACCACCTCAAGGTCGGATATGAGTATCAGAAAACAGCCGTCCTCCTCGATCGTAAGAATTTCCACAATACACAACTGTTCTACGGACGTAATCCGAACAATTTCGCAAGCAACATTGACGGTTCGTGTTGGTTTGACGGCGACCCGTCCACAAACAATGGTCCCAATGAGTGTATCGGTTACGGTGTAACAACACGCTATGAGGAAAGTGGCGGCGCAGCCAGCACATCCCATGCCATTTACTTTCAAGACAAATGGACTATCGGTCGCCTAACGCTTAACCTCGGTGTGCGTACGGAAACTGAGAACCTTCCCGCATTCGGAAGCCTTGGCGGCGCGGGCACTCTTACCGGCGACGCCATAACGATTCCGTTCGCACGGAAAACGGTTCCCAGGATGGGTGCCTCTTACGATCTTTTCGGCAACGGAAAGGCTCGTATCTTTGGCAGCTGGGGAATCTTCTCCGATCGTATGAAGTTTGAATCGCCGATCGGATCATTTGGCGGTTCATTCTATACGAGGGATTACTACCCGATCCTTGCGCAGAATCCGCTGTATACCTACTATACAGATGCGGTTGTTCTTGGCGGCTGGGACTATTATAGGCACGGACACGGCGACCCGTCGACGCTCGGCGGCCTATCGCAGACCCATTTCGATTTCCGTCCACCGTCAAACATTACTCCGGAGCAGGCTCTCAAGATCTTCGGATACGAACTTTATGGAGTCGATCCTAAGTTGAAGCCTTTCAAACAGCAGGAGTTTTCGGCCGGCTTTGAAACTGAGCTATGGAAAGACTATGTCTTCTCTGCTCGCTACATCAGAAAGAATGTTCTGACGACTATCGAGGACATTGGATACTTCTGGGATGCCTTCTATATTCAGGGCAATCCGGGTGAAGGCAAAGCTAAGGAACAGGCGGAAGCCTTGGGAGTTGACTATATGCAGAAGCCCGAGCGTGTTTACAACGGGCTGCAGTTTGAGTTCACAAGGCGATTCTCTAAGAAGTACTTCTACAGCACCAACTATACCTGGAGCCGCTTGTTCGGTAACTATGCCGGCCTTGCCGCTTCAGAGTATTGGGACGGCGGAGCTACTAATGGCTCGAGCGCGACCCGCTCATCACCGGGCGTAAACCGCTATTGGGATTGGACCATCGCCGGCTATACATCAGAGGGTAAGCCGGATAACGGCCTGCTTCCAACCGACCGAACGCATGTGTTCAGAGCGTCCGGCGGCTACACGTTGGACTGGTTTAACCGCGGAACGAATGAAACACAATTTTCATTCACGCAGGTTATCCAGAGTGGAACACCGCAGACAACCTCAGTCGGGGCTGTTGCCGGTCATTCTTTCAGCATCGTGTTCAAAGAACGCGGCGATCTTGGCCGCACACCGACCTTTAGCAAGACGGACTTCTATGTGTCGCATGCCTACAAGTTCGGACGTGACGGCAGGTTCAAGCTGGTTGGTGATATTACTTTTTCCAACCTGTTCAACCAATCCGCAGTAACGTCAATCGATCCTCGCAGATGGCTCTATCTAACCGAGGTTCAAGAGGGTGCTCTCGAGACTGCGGCAACAGCCGCGGGCTTCTTGGACGGCAGTGAAACGTATGAAGAATATACGATCGGTATGGAGAGATTCATCATAAGCGGCCAGGCTGCTGGCCTCTACGAGGCTTTGGATGGTCTTTCCAACAACCGAAATGCACTGTACGGAAAGCCTAGCTCATACCAAGCCCCACGGGGCATTCGGTTCGGTTTCCGTTTCGTGTTCTAG
- a CDS encoding HD domain-containing protein encodes MIERIYRDSVHNIICVNTGTDEGRLIVSLIDTPEFQRLRRIRQLGLAYFAYQSAEHSRFSHSLGAYHLAGRMLAKLRSRYVISSEAELSVRVAALVHDLGHGPFSHVIESILGFHHEDFTIQAVLSRETTVGRLLHEYSPALAEDVASIIRGDFGPRALGQLVSSQLDVDRMDYLLRDSMMTGAKYGIYDLEWVIRSIEIDENADHLYVAARGKYAVEDYLQARYYMYRQVYFHRTLRSAEAVLRMLLKRAMALFAAGELNWAAGGTAMERVLAGEKLDLQAHLELDDNDILFSIKQWRGSRDTILADLAGRFLDRRLFKALDLDMPEDERSAFVATAREVVERAGFDPDHYFVEDEAGDAPYAVYSKRSSDPKDLIFVEDGYSRPVIREISEVSPAVRGLQEGYRIHRICFPGEIKGEILARYYG; translated from the coding sequence ATGATCGAACGAATCTACCGCGACTCAGTTCACAATATAATTTGCGTCAACACGGGCACCGATGAGGGGCGGCTGATCGTGTCGCTGATAGATACGCCGGAGTTTCAGCGGCTGCGGCGGATCAGGCAGCTTGGATTGGCCTATTTTGCCTATCAGTCGGCCGAGCATTCGAGATTCTCGCATAGCTTGGGCGCATATCATCTTGCGGGGCGGATGCTGGCCAAGTTGCGCTCGCGATATGTCATATCTAGCGAAGCTGAGTTGAGCGTCCGTGTAGCCGCGCTCGTGCATGATCTGGGCCACGGGCCGTTTTCGCATGTGATCGAGTCGATCCTTGGCTTTCATCATGAGGACTTTACGATTCAGGCGGTCCTCAGCCGGGAGACGACTGTGGGCCGGCTGCTGCACGAGTATTCGCCGGCGCTGGCTGAGGATGTTGCCTCGATCATTCGGGGCGACTTCGGGCCGAGAGCACTAGGCCAGCTTGTGTCGTCACAGCTCGACGTCGACCGCATGGACTACTTGCTCCGCGATTCGATGATGACGGGGGCAAAGTACGGTATCTACGATCTCGAGTGGGTCATCCGGTCGATAGAGATCGATGAGAACGCGGACCACCTGTATGTAGCCGCCCGCGGCAAATACGCCGTCGAGGATTATTTGCAGGCCCGCTATTATATGTATCGTCAGGTCTATTTTCACCGAACGCTGCGGTCGGCCGAGGCCGTCCTGCGAATGCTGCTCAAGCGGGCGATGGCATTATTTGCGGCCGGCGAGCTTAACTGGGCTGCTGGCGGGACGGCGATGGAGCGAGTATTGGCGGGCGAAAAACTCGATCTGCAGGCGCATCTTGAGCTTGATGACAACGACATTCTCTTCAGCATCAAGCAATGGCGTGGATCCCGCGACACGATCTTGGCCGATCTTGCCGGGCGATTCCTCGACAGGCGGCTCTTCAAGGCATTGGACCTCGACATGCCGGAGGACGAACGCTCGGCCTTTGTTGCCACCGCCCGCGAGGTCGTGGAGAGGGCCGGCTTTGACCCCGACCATTACTTTGTTGAGGATGAGGCCGGCGATGCGCCTTATGCCGTTTACTCAAAACGTTCGTCGGACCCAAAGGACCTGATCTTTGTAGAGGACGGTTATTCGCGGCCTGTCATCCGGGAGATCTCCGAGGTGAGTCCGGCCGTTCGTGGGCTGCAGGAAGGCTATCGCATCCACCGAATTTGCTTCCCGGGCGAGATAAAGGGCGAGATCCTGGCCCGCTACTATGGTTAG
- a CDS encoding energy transducer TonB — protein MLLLVVSCAHAAAQRYAVIAPDEAPESLTFSERLAVGLARNREVLDASMVRPAFSATRPDSPFNMTRDDAQTVAAAIGCDVFVLVRSATVRRSSSARPEYYESAAFVYVVSARSGRLVLWKALRYDASTPTDAEEARDRAVPSLAEELHTVWAKTAKAERAELEPARMEEAPEGEVPKNERFRAPIPYRRIKPEYTAEAAFYDVAATVDIQVDLAADGTILRTEIERWAGFGLDESVERAVRSMNWRPAERKGRPLPMRFLLRYNFKDAKNRPGML, from the coding sequence TTGCTGCTTCTCGTTGTGTCGTGTGCCCACGCGGCGGCACAGCGATATGCGGTGATCGCCCCGGATGAGGCTCCGGAGAGCCTAACCTTTTCAGAGCGCCTTGCGGTAGGCCTGGCCAGAAACCGCGAAGTGCTCGACGCATCGATGGTAAGGCCGGCATTCTCCGCCACAAGGCCCGACAGCCCTTTCAATATGACGCGCGACGATGCCCAAACCGTAGCGGCCGCCATCGGATGTGATGTGTTCGTCCTGGTCCGCTCTGCAACGGTCCGCCGCAGTTCGTCAGCGAGGCCTGAATACTATGAGTCCGCCGCTTTCGTTTACGTCGTCAGCGCCCGAAGCGGCCGATTGGTCTTGTGGAAAGCGCTAAGGTATGACGCCTCAACACCGACGGATGCAGAGGAAGCTCGCGACCGCGCGGTGCCGTCACTTGCCGAGGAACTACATACTGTCTGGGCCAAGACCGCAAAGGCGGAACGCGCCGAGCTCGAGCCGGCCAGGATGGAGGAAGCACCCGAAGGTGAAGTTCCCAAGAATGAGCGATTTCGCGCTCCGATCCCTTACCGCAGGATCAAGCCCGAATACACCGCCGAGGCAGCATTCTACGATGTGGCCGCCACAGTTGATATTCAGGTGGACCTCGCGGCCGACGGCACAATACTTAGGACCGAGATCGAACGCTGGGCGGGCTTTGGCTTGGATGAATCTGTAGAGCGGGCCGTTCGTTCGATGAATTGGAGGCCCGCCGAACGCAAAGGCAGGCCTCTGCCAATGCGCTTTCTTCTTCGTTACAATTTCAAAGACGCAAAAAACAGGCCCGGAATGCTATAA